In Chanodichthys erythropterus isolate Z2021 chromosome 9, ASM2448905v1, whole genome shotgun sequence, a genomic segment contains:
- the rhoaa gene encoding rho-related GTP-binding protein RhoA-A, with protein sequence MAAIRKKLVIVGDGACGKTCLLIVFSKDQFPEVYVPTVFENYVADIEVDSKQVELALWDTAGQEDYDRLRPLSYPDTDVILMCFSIDSPDSLENIPEKWTPEVKHFCPNVPIILVGNKKDLRNDDHTRRELQKMKQEPVKPEEGRDMANRINAFGYLECSAKTKDGVREVFEMATRAALQAKKRGKKNACALL encoded by the exons ATGGCTGCAATTCGTAAGAAGCTTGTAATCGTTGGAGATGGAGCATGTGGAAAGACGTGTTTACTCATTGTATTCAGTAAAGACCAGTTTCCTGAGGTCTACGTACCCACAGTGTTCGAGAACTATGTTGCTGATATTGAGGTGGATAGCAAGCAG GTGGAACTGGCTCTATGGGATACAGCTGGACAAGAGGACTACGACAGGCTGAGGCCCCTGTCCTACCCAGACACCGATGTCATTCTCATGTGCTTTTCCATAGACAGCCCTGACAGTTTGG AGAATATCCCAGAAAAATGGACGCCAGAGGTAAAACATTTCTGTCCAAATGTTCCAATAATTCTGGTGGGTAATAAAAAAGATTTACGGAATGATGATCACACTCGACGGGAGCTGCAGAAGATGAAACAG GAACCAGTTAAACCAGAAGAAGGGCGAGACATGGCTAATCGCATCAATGCCTTCGGCTACCTTGAGTGTTCAGCTAAAACTAAGGATGGCGTGAGGGAAGTGTTCGAAATGGCCACAAGAGCTGCGCTCCAAGCCAAAAAACGTGGCAAAAAGAATGCCTGTGCTTTGCTATAG
- the ndufb11 gene encoding NADH dehydrogenase [ubiquinone] 1 beta subcomplex subunit 11, mitochondrial isoform X1, which produces MASRLSRIWPTLSRVRLSSALGSRCVSQTPKSSASGAAVASDLQSLSPAAQDSHGHAEVSPFDKNPDFHGFHHHDAFVDEWNMRLAFFFGISVAIVIGGTFIHYLPDHGMRQWARREAERLIKQREAEGLPLMTENYYDPSTIVLPSSEED; this is translated from the exons ATGGCTTCACGCCTGAGCCGAATCTGGCCCACCCTGTCTCGGGTTCGTTTGAGCTCGGCGCTCGGGAGCCGCTGTGTGTCACAGACGCCGAAATCCAGCGCGTCCGGCGCGGCGGTTGCGTCTGATCTGCAGTCCTTGTCTCCCGCGGCTCAGGACAGTCATGGGCACGCAGAGGTCAGCCCGTTTGACAAG AATCCAGATTTCCACGGCTTCCATCATCATGACGCGTTTGTGGATGAATGGAACATGAGGTTGGCATTTTTCTTTGGCATTTCTGTGGCCATTGTTATCGGAGGCACGTTCATCCACTATTTACCAGATCACGG TATGAGGCAGTGGGCTCGCCGGGAAGCTGAAAGGTTGATCAAACAACGGGAAGCAGAAGGTCTTCCCCTCATGACCGAAAACTATTACGATCCAAGCACGATTGTTCTCCCGTCCTCTGAAGAGGACTAG
- the ndufb11 gene encoding NADH dehydrogenase [ubiquinone] 1 beta subcomplex subunit 11, mitochondrial isoform X2 — MASRLSRIWPTLSRVRLSSALGSRCVSQTPKSSASGAAVASDLQSLSPAAQDSHGHAEVSPFDKNPDFHGFHHHDAFVDEWNMSMRQWARREAERLIKQREAEGLPLMTENYYDPSTIVLPSSEED; from the exons ATGGCTTCACGCCTGAGCCGAATCTGGCCCACCCTGTCTCGGGTTCGTTTGAGCTCGGCGCTCGGGAGCCGCTGTGTGTCACAGACGCCGAAATCCAGCGCGTCCGGCGCGGCGGTTGCGTCTGATCTGCAGTCCTTGTCTCCCGCGGCTCAGGACAGTCATGGGCACGCAGAGGTCAGCCCGTTTGACAAG AATCCAGATTTCCACGGCTTCCATCATCATGACGCGTTTGTGGATGAATGGAACATGAG TATGAGGCAGTGGGCTCGCCGGGAAGCTGAAAGGTTGATCAAACAACGGGAAGCAGAAGGTCTTCCCCTCATGACCGAAAACTATTACGATCCAAGCACGATTGTTCTCCCGTCCTCTGAAGAGGACTAG
- the def6a gene encoding differentially expressed in FDCP 6 homolog, with product MDLRSELLKSIWYAFTALDVEKSGKVSKSQLKVLSHNLYTVLGIPHDPAALEEHFRDDDDGPVSSQGYMPYLNKYILDKVVEGTFVKENVDELCWTLTAKKNYRPEGKSILPGKDAFRLWCLFIFLSEDRYPLVIIPDEVEYLLKKLCMAMSIELNLVELEDFVSQDSVQQNGFSVWAFLEMMNSGKLMRGIAKETISMAIEDVYREIVGDVLKEGYLWKKGQLRRNWTERWFTLKPSTLIYFTSEDRKDRKGNIQLDGNCCVEVLPDRDGKRCMFCLKTLTKTYELSASDTKQRQEWTTAIQTAIRLHVEGKNSLHKDLKLKRREQREQREKRREAKEQELQRLRALQEERERKMAELELLKEAQRQAQALLEQDEQRRRQQHEQLQQALEIQLKEAEEARASMQAEMALKEAEAERQRTRIRELEAMQQRLEEALQQEIKARQDEEAFRYAQARLLAEEEEKMKALMSLREEQEEYIQRAQREKQELRQEMESKTRALDDAQKQLEEVRANRYRVDQDVVAAQRKLRQASTNVKHWNVQMNRLMHPIGPGEKRSSGGSFSSFRIPSQKDPGLRLRRKSDEQDEESKENVESRGGCGSEKRLSTNGDMEIP from the exons ATGGACTTGCGCTCAGAACTGCTCAAGTCCATTTGGTACGCTTTCACCGCTCTAGATGTGGAGAAGAGTGGAAAGGTGTCCAAGTCACAACTAAAG GTCTTGTCTCATAATCTTTACACAGTTCTGGGTATCCCACATGATCCGGCGGCTCTCGAGGAGCACTTCAGAGACGATGACGACGGTCCAGTGTCCAGCCAGGGATACATGCCCTACCTCAACAAATACATCCTGGACAAG GTGGTGGAAGGCACATTTGTCAAAGAAAATGTGGATGAGCTCTGCTGGACTCTTACTGCCAAGAAGAATTATAGACCCGAGGGAAAGAGCATTTTACCTGGAAAAGATGCCTTCCGGCTCTGGTGTCTGTTCATATTTCTCTCGGAGGACAGATATCCACTGGTCATTATCCCTGATGAG GTTGAATATTTACTCAAGAAGTTATGCATGGCCATGAGCATTGAGCTGAACCTTGTTGAACTCGAGGACTTCGTTTCCCAGGATTCCGTTCAGCAGAACGGCTTCTCTGTATGGGCTTTTCTGGAGATGATGAATTCTGGGAAACTAATGAGGGGCATTGCCAAGGAAACCATCAGCATGGCAATAGAGGATGTATACCGGGAAATAGTGGGTGATGTGCTGAAAGAG GGATATCTGTGGAAGAAAGGTCAGTTGAGGAGAAACTGGACCGAGCGTTGGTTCACCCTGAAACCCAGCACTTTAATATACTTCACCAGTGAGGACCGCAAAGATCGCAAGGGCAACATTCAGCTAGATGGAAACTGCTGTGTAGAG gtTCTTCCTGACAGAGATGGGAAGAGGTGCATGTTCTGTCTGAAGACGCTCACCAAGACCTATGAACTCAGTGCATCTGACACCAAACAGAGGCAGGAGTGGACTACAG CTATCCAGACAGCTATCCGGCTGCACGTGGAGGGTAAAAATTCTCTTCATAAGGACCTAAAGCTGAAACGGCGTGAGCAGCGGGAACAGAGGGAGAAGAGACGGGAAGCGAAGGAGCAGGAGCTGCAGCGTTTGCGGGCCCTGCAGGAGGAGCGGGAGAGGAAGATGGCAGAGCTGGAGCTGCTGAAGGAGGCGCAGAGGCAGGCGCAAGCTCTGCTGGAGCAGGACGAACAACGCAGACGGCAACAGCACGAACAACTCCAGCAGGCCCTGGAGATCCAGCTCAAAGAGGCTGAAGAG GCGCGGGCGAGTATGCAGGCAGAGATGGCGCTGAAGGAGGCCGAGGCTGAAAGACAGAGAACACGAATCCGAGAACTGGAGGCCATGCAGCAGCGGCTAGAAGAGGCTTTACAACAGGAAATCAAAGCCAGACAGGACGAAGAGGCCTTCCGCTACGCACAGGCTCG GCTACTGGCTGAGGAAGAGGAGAAGATGAAGGCCCTCATGTCTCTCCGTGAGGAGCAGGAGGAGTATATCCAGCGAGCCCAGCGGGAGAAACAAGAGCTCAGACAGGAAATGGAAAGTAAGACTCGAGCTCTGGATGATGCACAGAAGCAGCTGGAGGAGGTCAGGGCCAATCGCTACCGAGTGGACCAGGATGTAGTG GCTGCTCAAAGGAAGCTTCGTCAGGCCAGCACCAATGTTAAACACTGGAACGTTCAGATGAACAGATTAATGCATCCTATTGGACCAGGAG AAAAACGGTCCTCAGGAGGGTCTTTTTCCAGCTTTCGCATCCCTTCACAGAAGGATCCAGGACTACGTCTGAGGAGGAAATCGGATGAGCAGGATGAGGAAAGCAAAGAAAACGTGGAAAGCAGAGGAGGGTGTGGATCTGAGAAGCGTTTGTCTACAAATGGAGACATGGAAATACCTTAA